A DNA window from Carnobacterium funditum DSM 5970 contains the following coding sequences:
- a CDS encoding acyl-[acyl-carrier-protein] thioesterase, protein MKNQIFEREHQINYYECDANKQLTISMLVNVMMQVSGEQSHELGVGDEELAKKGLAWIVLQYAVDIKHIPTAHQKIKITTQALSYNKLFCYREFHVYDETGTLCVTAKSTFALLNFEKRKMVRIQEETVAPFQAPFSKKLVRTPKPEKVVEEQFTENEYRVRYLDIDTNLHVNNSKYLDWAIDTLDYDFLTTHKLTHLNIKFEKEVYYGNQINSQMSLFENEEGEIISAHRIMTGDVVNSEASMTWKKNGEESNR, encoded by the coding sequence ATGAAAAACCAGATTTTTGAAAGAGAACACCAAATTAATTACTATGAATGTGATGCTAATAAGCAATTAACTATTTCTATGTTGGTCAATGTGATGATGCAAGTGTCAGGCGAACAAAGCCACGAGTTGGGTGTAGGAGATGAAGAATTAGCTAAAAAAGGATTAGCATGGATTGTGCTTCAGTATGCGGTAGATATTAAGCATATCCCAACCGCTCATCAAAAAATAAAAATAACGACACAAGCCTTGTCTTACAATAAATTATTTTGTTACCGTGAATTTCATGTATACGATGAGACAGGGACTCTTTGCGTAACAGCTAAAAGTACCTTTGCATTGTTGAATTTTGAAAAAAGGAAGATGGTTCGTATACAAGAAGAAACGGTTGCACCTTTTCAGGCACCCTTTTCAAAAAAATTGGTCCGTACGCCTAAACCTGAAAAAGTAGTAGAGGAACAATTTACAGAAAACGAATACCGTGTCCGTTACTTAGATATTGATACAAATCTACATGTGAATAATTCCAAATACTTAGATTGGGCAATAGATACATTGGATTATGACTTTTTGACAACTCATAAATTAACCCATCTTAACATTAAATTTGAAAAAGAAGTTTACTATGGCAATCAAATAAATAGCCAAATGAGTCTCTTTGAGAATGAAGAAGGGGAAATAATCTCTGCTCACCGTATTATGACTGGAGATGTAGTAAACAGTGAAGCAAGCA